A region of the Methylocystis sp. MJC1 genome:
CGTAAGTTGGGTCTCCAATGACGTCGTGCCAGGCTGTCACAGGAAGCTGGGAGGTGACGATCGTCGATCGACGCCCGTAGCGTTCCTCGAGGATTTCCAGGAGATCGTGGCGGGCGCCAGCGTCGAGCGGCTCGAGGCCGAAGTCGTCGAGGATCAAGAGATCGGCGCGACCAAGGGATTTGAGCAAGCGCGGATGGCGCCCATCGCCGCGCGCGAGGGCCAGTTCCTCGCAGAGCTTCGGCCAGCGGTGATAGACGACGGAGCGATTGTCGCGGCAGGCCTTCTGGCCAATGGCGCAGGCGAGCCAACTCTTCCCGGTCCCGCTCGGACCGACCAGGGCCAAATTGTCGTGGGCGTCGATCCACTGGCCTTCGGCGAGCTTTTGGAACAGAGTTCGGTCGAGCCCGCGCGCGGTGCGATAGTCGACGTCTTCGACGCTGGCCTGTTGACGGAGCCTGGCGGCGCGCAGCCGCGCCGTCAGCCGTTTGTCGCGCCGAAGGGAGGCTTCCCGATCCAGCAGTAGGGCGAGCCAGTCGTTGCGGTCGAGTCCATTCGCTTCAGGCGCCTCAGCGAGTTCGGCGAAGGCTTTGGCCATTCCGTAAAGGCCGAGGCCGTGGAGCTGGTCGAGCGTCGGATGTTTGAGCAAGTCGGCGTCTCCTAATGATAATAGCGCGGGCCACGGATGTTTTGATGGAGGATCGGGGCCGCGTCCGCGGCGCGCTTTGGCGCGGGCTTCCGATCGAGCTTGTTGTCGAGGATGGATTTGATCGAGCCATAGGTCTTGGCGCCGATCGCGATGGCGCGTTCGGCTGCGGCCTCGACGCGCTCGATCCCATACGAGCCGACGAGACGGACGACGCCGAGACAGGCCCGATAGCCCTGCTCGGGATGGGGCCTCGCCTCCAAAATCTGCTCGCAGAGCGCGGCTGTCGCCGGGCCGATCTTTCGGGCATCCTCGCGAATGCGCTCGATCGTCCAGCCCGCATAGCGTCTATGGCTGGAGGGCATGTGCTCGGGAATGGTCGTGTGCTTGCGGTTGCCGCTCATCCGTAAATGGACGGCGATGCGCTCGCCTTTGTGGAAAATCTCGACGCCGTGGACGGTCAGCCGCGCTTCCACCTCCACCCGGGCGAAGCGATAGGGCACGGAGTAATAGTGCGCGTCGATCTCGACGTGATAATCGATGCCGACGCGGCGCAGACGCCATTCGCTATATTCATAGGGCTCGATTGGCAGAGGCTTCAGCGCCGGGCGGTCGATCTCTTCGAACAATTGGCGGCGGGTGACGCCAAGCCGGCGGAGGGGCCGCTCCTCGTTGAGATTTTTGAGCATCTCGGCGATCGCCGCGTTGACCTCCGCCAGACTGTAAAAGGTCCGGCGGCGCACTCTGCCGAGTAGCCAGCGTTCGACAATCAGCACCGCGGATTCGACCTTCGCCTTGTCGCGCGGCTTTCTGGGTCGCGCCGGCAAAAGCGCCGTCTCGTAATGCATCGCCATGTCGGCGTAGGTGCGATTGACCTGCGGGTCGTAGAAGCAGGCTTTGACGATGGCGGTTTTGGCGTTGTCCGGCACGATGAGCTGCGGGACGCCGCCGATCGCCTCGAGCGCGCCGACGTGGGCGTCGATCCAGTCGGGAAGCGTCTGCGTCCAGCTCGCCTTGGCGAATGTGAAGCTCGACGCCCCCAGCACCGCGACGAAAATCTGCGCCATGCGGATCTCGCCGGTAAGCCGATCAATGACGACAGGAACGCCGTCGCCAGCGTAATCGACGAACAGCCGTTCGCCGGCGGCATGCGTCTGCCGCATCGTCACCGACAGGGTCTTTTCGAAGGCGCGATAAAGTTCGCAGAACCGCGAGTAGCTATAGCCGCCCGGATTTGCGGCGGTGTATTCGTCCCACAAAATCATCAAGGTAACGTGCTTGCGCTTCAACTCGCGATGCACGCCAGCCCAGTCCGGCTCCTCAATGCGCCGATGACCGCGCTTGCTGCGCCGATTGGCGTAGAGCGCCGCCTCGAGCGCATCGTCGGTCATTCCCTCGGGCAACGGCCAGGAGAGCCCGGCGCTCTCCGCGCGCTTGAGCGCCTCCCGCACCGTCGAGCGCGGCATGCCGAGCCGCCGGGAAATCTCGTGCGCCGAAATCGACGAGGACTTCAGTCGAATAATCTCACGCGCCTGGCGCATCGTAATCCGCTCCGCTGGCATGATCACCCCTTTGGATTGCCAAAAGCGACCTGATCAGGCCAACAGCGGAGCTCGCCACTGCACGAAATTACCCGGGCGGGATCATTCCGCTACAGGGGGGCGGGATCATCTCGGAATCGGGGGGCGCCATCATTCCGTTATCGGGGGCGCCTTCATCTCGTTTTAGGGGGGCGCCATCAATCGGAATCACCAGCCCAAAGCTCTTTGATCAAGCGGTAATCGAGTTCGCGCGCCCATTTGCGTGCGAGGAAGGCTTTGACGGCGTCGCGCCCTTGCGGAAACTCGGCGCGGTTACGCCAAAGCGTGTCGGGCGTGTAGACTTGGACGACGCGTGCAGGTTCGCGCGAGTTCCATGCGTCTTCCGCCATGTGCACCTTCTGGCGGGCAGTCTCTTCGGAAAATGGCGGCAGCGGCGGCTTCGATGGGCCTGTCGCAAAATTTTTCAGCTTAACCTGGCCTTGATGAGGGCGCGTCATGAAGGGCTCTCAAGAGGAACCCGAATATGATCCTGAACGCGGTGGCCGAGAAACTGAAGCGCCGTTCGAAAGACGATTTCAAAGGGCGGCATTTCGAGGCATGGCTGATCATTCAGGCGGTGACGTGGTATCTGCGCTATCCATTGAGCTACCGTGACCTCGAAAGCATGTTCCTCGAGCGCGGCTTCGAGGTCGACCACAGCACATTGAACCGTTGGGTTCTGGCCTATGCGCCGCAAATCGAAAAGCGATTGCGGCAGTTTGGGCGTCCGCATTGCGGCTCGATCCGCGTCGATGAGACCTATGTGAAAATCCGCGGCGAGTGGCGCTATCTCTACCGCGCCATCGACAAACACGGCGTTCCCGTCGATTTCCTCCTGACGGCCAAGCGCGATCTTGCCGCCGCCAAGCGGTTTTTCCGCAAGGCTTTGAAGGATGAGCCGTTGCTGGCGCCTGGGAAGATCGGCACGGATGGCGCAAGCGTTTATCCGACGGCGATTTCCGATAGCGTGGAGGCGGGGTTGCTGCCGAGCAGGCCAGCGCATCGTGTCTCGAAGTATTTGCAGCAAGGCATTGAAAGCGACCACTTTCATCTGAAAAAGAATATGCCGAAAATCGCCGGGTTCCGCTCCTTCGCCACGGCGCGGCGAACGATCGCCGGGTTCGAAGCGATGCTGTGGCTCAAAAAGGGCTTCGGCTTTGCCGGGGAGTGGACTGTCCGCGAACAGAACGAAATGCTCGCCTGCTGTTTCGGACTTAATGGTTAACAATCCATAAAAATCAGGGCTCCTGAAGCCCTTCTGCGGCCAATCCCAGAGTTTGCGACAGGCCCGTTGAAAGGCAGCGCGACGCAGACGGGTCGATGCCCACGAGACGGCCGCGCTTTTAATCAATCAAACAGTTTACGGAGGTTCCTCATTCATTACAGGTCCACTACCAGCCTTCGAGGATGTCCCAATCCCAGCAGACGCCGGGCTCGTGCTTAGTGGGAGTGCTCCAGTCGCGGTGCTGATACCGAAAATGGCCGCCATAATCCGGCCGGGTGGTCCCATGGAAGGGATGGCCCGCAGCATCATGGGCTAGAGCCAACGGCGTAGCTGTAAGAAACGCTGCTACTGTCAGAAGCGTGAGTTCTTTATACATGTGGCACCTCCCGGCCGGCGCAACGCCGCTGATGAGAATGGATACTTAGCGCAACGCGGCCGACGCGAATGCCGAGACGCCAATTTTTTTCTCGACTCGTTTTGGGGGTTCTGGTGCAAAATTTTCCGGACGGCATGACAAATGGCAGAGGACATAAGGGGAGGTCATGCAGCGAGCACGGCATTCCAGATTTCGGGCGCACGGGTGTCTTTGATGCGAAGCGCTCCGACTTTGAACTGACCTTTCCTGATCCGGTGCATGAGCTCGATACCAGCGACGGTGGTCGAGGCAGTTTGGAACCGTTTCAATCCGAGCATTGGACCCAAGCGAAGCTTGATCGATCGATGGTCCTGTTCAATGAGGTTATTCAAGTATTTTGAAGATCGAACTTGAGTCTGCGCGCCGCCTTGATGCTCGGCGAGGAATTCGCGCGCCGCGCGGTGCAAAGCCTGGTAGCCATCGAGCGTGATGGCGCGGGGCAGTCGGCCCTGACCCTTGAACGCCCGCCGGAAAAAAGCCTTCGCGGCAGCGACATCCCGCCTGGCTCGCATTAGGAAGTCGACGGTTTTGCCCTCGCTATCGACGGCGCGATAGAGATAGGTCGAGCGGCCCTTGATCTTCACGTAGGTTTCGTCGACCCGCCACGACCTTCCTACTTGGCAGGCGAAGCGGTTCCAGCGCTTTTCGAATTCGGGCGCGAAGCGTTGGATCCACCGCATTATCGTCGTATGCGCCAAATCAATTCCGCGCTCGGCCATGATCTCGACGAGGTCTCGAAAACTTAGCTTGAACCGCAGATACCGCCGCACGCAGAGGATGATGATCTCTCGGTCGAAATGGCGGCCTCTGAAGAGATCATCAATACTCAGCATATGGATTAGGTCCTCTGCTCAGCGCCTTCTCCTGAAAATATGCCCCGCTTCCGCTGTTTGCACCAGAGCCGCGGGCGCAACAAGGAGGCGGATTTCCACGGCGAGAAGCGCTCGAACGAGACGCACGCCTCGACGACCGACCCCGAGGCGCGTCTCTATCGCAAAGGCCCCGGCAAGGAGGCGAAGCTTTGCTTCATCGGCCACGCGCTGATGGAGAACCGGCATGCGCTCTTTGTCGACGCCTGCCTCACGCCGGCGGATGGTCACGCCGAGCGCATCGCGGCGCTGCACATGATCGAGCCGCGCGTCGATCGGCCAACGGCCATCACGATCGGCGCCGACAAGGCTTATGACGCCGAGGATTTCGTCAATGAGCTGCGCGCGATGAAGGTGACGCCGCATGTCGCGCAAAACACCAGCGGCCGCGCTTCGACGATCGACGGACGCACGACGCAGCATGCGGGCTACGCCATCAGCCAGCGCATCCGCAAGAAGATCGAAGAAAGCTTCGGCTGGATCAAGATCGTCGCTGGTCAGGAGCAGACAAAGTTCCGAGGTCGCGCGCGGGTAGGCTGGGCGTTCACTTTTGCGGCCGCCGCCTACAATTTGGTGCGGCTGCCGAAACTGATGGCGGCGCCGACATGAGCGCGCCCGCCGGGTGCAAGCTCGTTGGTCGCTGGCGGATCGTCGAGGCCGACATTTGGGATCGAGACTATCTCACCTGTGCGGGCCAGCGACGATCGTCATCGGCGCCGACGGCCGCGGGGAAATCGCCTTCGGCGCGATGCAGGCGACTCTCGATGTCGAATACGCCCCGACCTCGATCGCTTTTGCCTGGATCGGCTTCGACGAAATGGATGAAGTCTCCGGCGAGAGGAACGTCGAATTGCGCGATGACGCGCCTATCGACATCCAATTCGAATACAGCGGCGACGAAGCCCTCTCAAAGCGAAGCGGGAGGATTCTTCAACTGCCTGCTAGACAAACTAGATGGCGTAACGGGCCGCCGGAGGCTGAGGCTTCGCGGAGGAGTGGTCATCCCCCAGAATGGTGGTGTGAGACGGAGTCCGGCTTTCGTCGGCTCCAAGCATCATTGGAGGATGACCATGGACCATTATGCGGGGATCGACGTGTCTTTGGAAGCATCAAGCGTTTGCGTCGTCGATGGCGCCGGGCGAATCGTGCGGGAGGCGAAGATCTCCAGCGAGCCGGCGGCGCTCATCGGCTGGTTGGCGTCGCTCGGGCTGGATTTGGCGCGCATCGGCCTCGAGGCAGGGCCATTGTCGCAATGGCTTTACGCGGCGATGCACGAGGCGGGCCTGGCGGTGGAGTTGCTGGAGACGCGGCATGTGCGCACGGCTCTGCAGACGATGCCAGTCAAGACCGACCGCAATGACGCGCGCGGCATCGCGCAATTAATGCGGCTTGGTTGGTTTCGTCCGGTCCACTGCAAATCCTCGGCAGCGCAGGAGACGCGAGCGCTGCTGACGGCGCGCAAACTGGTTCAATCGAAACTCTATGACATTGAGATGAGCCTGCGCGGGATCTTGCGCGGCTTCGGGCTAAAGGTCGGGCCGACGACGCCGAAGCGTTTCGCACGGCGCATCCAGGAGCTCGTCGGCGGGTATAGGACGCTCGAGATCGTCGCAAAGGCGCTGCTTTCAGCGCATGCGGTCTTGCTGCGCGAGTTCGACATGTTCGAGAAGCTTGTGCGGGCGATGGCGCGCAAGGACAAGCGCGCGAGACTGATGATGTCGGCGCCGGGGGTCGGCGCGATCGTGGCGCTGACTTACGTTTCGGCGATCGATGATCCGTTGCGATTTTCCTCGTCGAAGCGGGTCGGGCCGCATTTCGGCCTGACGCCGAGGAAATATCAGTCTGGGGAGACGGACGTCAGCGGGCGGATTACCAAGATCGGCGACGCTGGCGTGCGCACGGCGCTTTACGAAGCCGCCAACGTTATACTGACACGGCCGGTGAAGGGCTCCGGCCTCAAAAGCTGGGCGATGAAGCTCGCCCGGCGCGCCGGCATGAAGAAGGCAAAGGTGGCGCTGGCGCGCAAGCTCGCCGTGGTCTTGCATCGGATGTGGGCCGACGGGACGCCGTTCGACGCCCGCAAGGCGACCTCGACTGTCGTGGCGGCGTAGGAGAGGAAAAGCAGGGTTTCGGGCGAGGCCAAACACCAGCCTTTCCCGAAGCGTTCGTCCCTCGCCGGGACGATGGATGGGTCAGACCGCAACACGCTCTGTGGGATCAAGACCACGCGCAACTAGATTGGCCGGCCTCCTCCTCATCTTATCCCATCAAGTGGCGGCCATCCTTCTTGGCGCCGACCACGGACAGAAGAGTGAACCGGCGAAGGAAGAGCGTTGGGGATTGACAACGAAGGGCCCGTTACAGAAGAGGGTGTTATGCACTCTGTATTATGAAGTCGGCTGCGCGTTTGAGCATGAGGCAGGCGAAAGCGACGACGTGGAGGCCAGCGAGTGTGTCGGCGTAGCGTTCGTAGTCTTTGACCAGCCGCCTGCATCGGGTCGCCCAAGCGAAGGATCGTTCGACGACCCAGCGTTTGGGCAACAGCACGAAGCCTTTTTTCGCTTCGGAGAGTTTGACCACGCAGAGTTCGACGCCCTGCGCTTTGGCCGCCTCGGCGGCTTTCTCGCCGGTATAACCTTGATCGACATAAATAAGCTCGACGCTCTCGCCGGTGGCGTCCTGCACAGCGGCGGCGAGCTTGCCGACCTCGGCGCGGTCGTCGACATTCGCCGGCGTAACGTGCAGCGCCAGCAAGTGCCCCAGCGTGTCGACCGCCATGTGCAGCTTGGAGCCGCGCTTGCGCTTGGCGCCGTCATAGCCGGCCCGTGGACCGCTTTCCGGCGTAGAGCGCAGCGTGCGGCTGTCGATGATCGCCGTGGTTGGCTCCTCGGCGCGACCGGAGGCGACGCGCAACAAGGCGCGCAGGTCCTGCGCAAGCTCTTCGAACACGCCCGCCGCCAGCCAGCGCTGCGATTGCTGATACACTGCGGACCAGGGCGGCAGATCGTTGGGCATGGCGCGCCATGCTATGCCGTAACGCAGAACGTAGCGCAGGCCGTTGAAAAGCTCACGAAGCAAA
Encoded here:
- the istB gene encoding IS21-like element helper ATPase IstB, yielding MLKHPTLDQLHGLGLYGMAKAFAELAEAPEANGLDRNDWLALLLDREASLRRDKRLTARLRAARLRQQASVEDVDYRTARGLDRTLFQKLAEGQWIDAHDNLALVGPSGTGKSWLACAIGQKACRDNRSVVYHRWPKLCEELALARGDGRHPRLLKSLGRADLLILDDFGLEPLDAGARHDLLEILEERYGRRSTIVTSQLPVTAWHDVIGDPTYADAVLDRLVHNAHRIELAGESLRRTRGKQAKSA
- the istA gene encoding IS21 family transposase translates to MRQAREIIRLKSSSISAHEISRRLGMPRSTVREALKRAESAGLSWPLPEGMTDDALEAALYANRRSKRGHRRIEEPDWAGVHRELKRKHVTLMILWDEYTAANPGGYSYSRFCELYRAFEKTLSVTMRQTHAAGERLFVDYAGDGVPVVIDRLTGEIRMAQIFVAVLGASSFTFAKASWTQTLPDWIDAHVGALEAIGGVPQLIVPDNAKTAIVKACFYDPQVNRTYADMAMHYETALLPARPRKPRDKAKVESAVLIVERWLLGRVRRRTFYSLAEVNAAIAEMLKNLNEERPLRRLGVTRRQLFEEIDRPALKPLPIEPYEYSEWRLRRVGIDYHVEIDAHYYSVPYRFARVEVEARLTVHGVEIFHKGERIAVHLRMSGNRKHTTIPEHMPSSHRRYAGWTIERIREDARKIGPATAALCEQILEARPHPEQGYRACLGVVRLVGSYGIERVEAAAERAIAIGAKTYGSIKSILDNKLDRKPAPKRAADAAPILHQNIRGPRYYH
- a CDS encoding IS6 family transposase, translated to MILNAVAEKLKRRSKDDFKGRHFEAWLIIQAVTWYLRYPLSYRDLESMFLERGFEVDHSTLNRWVLAYAPQIEKRLRQFGRPHCGSIRVDETYVKIRGEWRYLYRAIDKHGVPVDFLLTAKRDLAAAKRFFRKALKDEPLLAPGKIGTDGASVYPTAISDSVEAGLLPSRPAHRVSKYLQQGIESDHFHLKKNMPKIAGFRSFATARRTIAGFEAMLWLKKGFGFAGEWTVREQNEMLACCFGLNG
- a CDS encoding IS6 family transposase, which translates into the protein MLSIDDLFRGRHFDREIIILCVRRYLRFKLSFRDLVEIMAERGIDLAHTTIMRWIQRFAPEFEKRWNRFACQVGRSWRVDETYVKIKGRSTYLYRAVDSEGKTVDFLMRARRDVAAAKAFFRRAFKGQGRLPRAITLDGYQALHRAAREFLAEHQGGAQTQVRSSKYLNNLIEQDHRSIKLRLGPMLGLKRFQTASTTVAGIELMHRIRKGQFKVGALRIKDTRAPEIWNAVLAA
- a CDS encoding IS110 family transposase, coding for MDHYAGIDVSLEASSVCVVDGAGRIVREAKISSEPAALIGWLASLGLDLARIGLEAGPLSQWLYAAMHEAGLAVELLETRHVRTALQTMPVKTDRNDARGIAQLMRLGWFRPVHCKSSAAQETRALLTARKLVQSKLYDIEMSLRGILRGFGLKVGPTTPKRFARRIQELVGGYRTLEIVAKALLSAHAVLLREFDMFEKLVRAMARKDKRARLMMSAPGVGAIVALTYVSAIDDPLRFSSSKRVGPHFGLTPRKYQSGETDVSGRITKIGDAGVRTALYEAANVILTRPVKGSGLKSWAMKLARRAGMKKAKVALARKLAVVLHRMWADGTPFDARKATSTVVAA
- a CDS encoding IS5 family transposase, which produces MSPIRKPYPSDVSDEEWSLVAPYLTLMDEGAPQRQHLLRELFNGLRYVLRYGIAWRAMPNDLPPWSAVYQQSQRWLAAGVFEELAQDLRALLRVASGRAEEPTTAIIDSRTLRSTPESGPRAGYDGAKRKRGSKLHMAVDTLGHLLALHVTPANVDDRAEVGKLAAAVQDATGESVELIYVDQGYTGEKAAEAAKAQGVELCVVKLSEAKKGFVLLPKRWVVERSFAWATRCRRLVKDYERYADTLAGLHVVAFACLMLKRAADFIIQSA